The following are encoded together in the Pseudoalteromonas shioyasakiensis genome:
- a CDS encoding HD-GYP domain-containing protein, with product MLITLPIAELVPGMFVDSVSKQHEHVNSIKIKTRGLVRDKTIIQRLISEGVEELLIDFTQSDVALPKKYQPKTETAKTKVEQKPAANEAPQGVTVQQEFLKASVHYEQHSRKLQSFYSDITSGLKVNVAVLDDIAVDIVSSVFRNHNALTILTRLKDKHIYNWRHMINTAILVSVFAKYLGYKEKTIKELAMGALMHDIGQAKMPQGVLSKPSALNDNEMQVVKKHVAQSLGLVKGEKGITPLMLDMIVNHHERLDGTGYPRGIAAEKLSRAARIMAIVDVYDAMTADRPHQMGEEPISALRYLLANKQLFDSELVQRFIKCLGVHPVGTIVKLNNERLALVMEGNHENPIKPKIKIFYNAKHKHHITAKDVDLSVEKELKIIASIKPLDYQLNLARLLKEHLLV from the coding sequence ATGCTTATTACCTTACCCATTGCCGAACTTGTACCAGGGATGTTTGTTGACAGTGTCAGTAAGCAACACGAGCATGTAAATAGTATTAAGATCAAAACACGTGGTTTAGTGCGTGATAAAACGATTATTCAACGTCTGATCTCTGAGGGTGTTGAAGAGCTACTCATCGACTTTACACAAAGCGATGTTGCACTACCTAAAAAATACCAACCAAAAACTGAAACTGCAAAAACCAAAGTTGAACAAAAGCCTGCCGCTAACGAAGCACCGCAAGGAGTTACCGTTCAACAAGAGTTTCTAAAAGCCAGTGTGCATTACGAGCAACACAGTCGAAAACTGCAAAGCTTCTACTCTGATATTACATCGGGTTTGAAGGTGAATGTCGCTGTGCTTGATGATATCGCCGTTGATATAGTCAGCTCGGTATTTCGAAATCACAATGCATTAACGATTTTAACTCGCCTTAAAGATAAACATATTTATAACTGGCGGCACATGATCAACACCGCTATTTTGGTGAGTGTGTTTGCTAAGTACCTAGGCTACAAAGAAAAGACAATTAAAGAGCTGGCAATGGGTGCATTGATGCACGATATCGGTCAGGCGAAAATGCCACAAGGTGTATTGTCTAAACCAAGTGCTTTGAACGACAACGAAATGCAAGTTGTTAAAAAGCATGTGGCGCAGAGTTTAGGTTTAGTGAAAGGCGAAAAGGGCATTACCCCGTTAATGCTCGATATGATAGTGAATCACCATGAGCGTTTAGATGGTACAGGTTACCCTCGCGGTATTGCGGCTGAAAAGCTCAGTCGTGCAGCACGTATCATGGCAATCGTTGATGTTTATGATGCCATGACAGCAGACAGGCCTCATCAAATGGGAGAAGAGCCAATCTCAGCGCTGCGTTATTTACTTGCCAATAAGCAATTGTTTGACTCTGAGTTGGTGCAACGCTTTATTAAATGCTTGGGGGTACACCCTGTTGGTACGATTGTTAAGTTGAATAATGAGCGCTTGGCGTTAGTGATGGAAGGTAACCACGAAAACCCAATTAAGCCGAAAATAAAGATCTTCTATAATGCCAAGCATAAGCATCATATTACTGCCAAAGATGTCGATTTAAGCGTAGAAAAAGAACTAAAAATTATTGCCAGTATTAAGCCATTAGATTATCAGCTTAATTTGGCTCGTTTGTTAAAAGAGCATCTGCTTGTTTAG
- the rraB gene encoding ribonuclease E inhibitor RraB, with protein sequence MENWREITEDIVTSLLEDGSDPEVLYEVEHHFVSENFEKLEQAALAAFKLGYDVEEPAELELEDGEKVWSFDVVVECELEVEAIMEDVDKLEALAQQTDVEYDGWGTYFQE encoded by the coding sequence ATGGAAAATTGGCGCGAAATTACTGAAGACATCGTTACTTCATTACTTGAAGATGGCTCAGATCCTGAAGTACTTTATGAAGTGGAACACCACTTTGTTAGCGAAAATTTTGAAAAGTTAGAGCAAGCCGCTTTAGCCGCTTTTAAACTAGGTTATGATGTTGAAGAGCCTGCAGAACTTGAGCTAGAAGACGGCGAGAAAGTATGGAGCTTTGACGTGGTTGTTGAGTGTGAACTTGAAGTAGAAGCCATTATGGAAGACGTAGACAAGCTAGAAGCGCTTGCTCAGCAAACAGACGTTGAATACGACGGCTGGGGCACTTACTTTCAGGAATAA
- a CDS encoding 1-acylglycerol-3-phosphate O-acyltransferase, whose product MALFIILSCVFGLLLCIVKPFHTNNVHIISGWFCKVAKILGVKLELKYHETPKNIGPAVYVANHQNNYDLFTLPAMVPENCVSLGKKSLKWIPFFGQLYWLSGNILIDRANRSKAAGTISKSAEKIKQKGLSVWMFPEGTRSYGRGLLPFKTGAFHTAMSADVPVVPVCMSTTHKTIKLNRWDNGTIYLEMLAPIYLDKDVSARDHASHVHQIMAAKITELDAQVRNK is encoded by the coding sequence ATGGCTTTATTTATTATTTTAAGCTGTGTTTTTGGGCTGCTTTTATGCATTGTGAAGCCGTTTCATACCAATAACGTGCATATTATTTCGGGTTGGTTTTGCAAGGTAGCTAAAATTTTAGGTGTCAAACTAGAGCTTAAATATCACGAGACTCCAAAAAATATTGGCCCTGCTGTCTATGTAGCAAATCATCAAAATAACTATGACCTATTCACTTTACCAGCCATGGTGCCAGAGAATTGCGTAAGTCTAGGTAAAAAAAGCCTCAAATGGATCCCGTTTTTTGGCCAGCTTTATTGGTTATCGGGAAATATCTTAATTGACCGTGCTAACCGCTCAAAAGCCGCAGGCACAATTTCTAAATCAGCTGAGAAAATAAAACAAAAAGGCCTATCGGTGTGGATGTTCCCTGAGGGCACGCGAAGCTATGGCCGTGGTTTATTACCTTTTAAAACAGGGGCATTTCACACAGCAATGAGTGCTGATGTGCCAGTTGTGCCAGTTTGTATGAGTACAACACACAAAACTATTAAGCTAAATCGCTGGGATAATGGTACAATTTACCTCGAAATGTTAGCGCCGATTTATCTTGATAAAGACGTATCTGCTCGTGACCATGCTTCACATGTTCATCAGATTATGGCTGCTAAAATAACTGAATTAGATGCTCAAGTGAGAAACAAATAA
- a CDS encoding M66 family metalloprotease, which translates to MKKSPIAIALLCSLAISHTSAVYSADENTFNQNEFYSDTTGNFPATVLFAQNSIMPSHNGVEDDIQPHLVAERRTMIMFEPHDKLSNDAKILISVFDNNNSLLYQAFMRSPKEFTKPFGYEEGTEPLSYSEDTFSSIIPATVIKPGMRVSFQFGNKQSELEDITVGGNGNLILNTIDLGLLTPYRDKFTFQKNPDLHRQYFQQVPITKLTVNKFEAMHLTEVMLPNGNLLTDSDPSRGGVYSGDMRHLIAKSLMSHGINNANYGINASGVSGSTAHPFSSAQLTAHTSIGKYDNGTFVHGLSGGAGMVTLIRSEGNEFSHELGHNYGMGHYPGGVNGVLHRPADERNSTWGWDADLDKFIPNFAASVTYKDRCYKETCVAPFNGHQYGTGSMSGGGPMYYEFNKYTLHTPFELSRIQSFFEKKANFDTSSSTGFTKWNSNTQSMQPWTNKVLDTNTMQYVNRVPYKQDVAITTLVGYYDPNKQLTSFIYPALHGSSGAVYTDNFSNSRCKLAVETEKAGRKTFNLPATRLNTDKMNKFHINIEAALNPVSATIRCDSNLLASKTLEPAKENLATSVVTTFEKPKACIVNIETKEEFCLEDGQKASYLPAFINRKPVYVKAPQGLQVMLSDYTNLSYNRIATFNGTVENNKLKNVLARNGRYLDFSKPRSMRVFSSKEPLGCIVSLLDQSEYCLKANERSNYRLPAYINKHPVYVKAAPGVSVILSDWPNLSYRHTARFNESTSHQDLQDVKADNGQYLNFSRPVSMRVVAN; encoded by the coding sequence ATGAAAAAATCACCGATAGCCATAGCTTTACTCTGTTCTCTCGCTATATCTCATACATCAGCAGTCTATAGTGCAGATGAGAATACATTTAATCAAAATGAGTTTTATAGTGATACAACAGGAAACTTCCCTGCCACAGTGCTTTTTGCACAAAACTCAATTATGCCATCACACAATGGTGTCGAAGATGACATTCAACCTCACTTGGTAGCAGAGCGAAGAACAATGATCATGTTTGAACCACATGATAAATTGAGTAATGATGCAAAAATTTTAATAAGTGTATTTGATAATAATAACAGCCTACTTTATCAAGCATTTATGCGCTCACCAAAGGAGTTCACAAAACCGTTTGGTTATGAGGAAGGTACAGAGCCACTTAGCTATAGCGAAGACACATTTTCAAGCATTATACCTGCGACTGTAATAAAACCGGGCATGCGGGTTTCTTTTCAGTTTGGCAATAAACAAAGTGAGCTAGAAGACATCACTGTCGGTGGTAACGGAAATTTAATACTGAATACTATCGATCTTGGTTTATTGACTCCGTACCGCGATAAATTTACTTTTCAAAAGAATCCTGATTTACATCGCCAGTATTTCCAACAAGTTCCGATCACTAAGCTAACGGTTAATAAATTCGAGGCGATGCACCTTACAGAAGTGATGCTGCCAAATGGTAATTTATTAACAGACTCAGATCCGAGCAGAGGCGGTGTTTATAGTGGCGATATGCGTCACCTTATTGCTAAGAGCTTGATGTCACATGGCATCAACAATGCTAATTATGGGATTAATGCCTCAGGTGTATCAGGCTCAACTGCGCATCCATTTAGTAGTGCACAATTAACTGCACACACTTCTATAGGTAAGTATGACAATGGTACTTTTGTGCATGGCTTATCTGGTGGCGCTGGCATGGTTACGTTAATTCGTTCTGAGGGTAATGAGTTCAGTCATGAGTTAGGCCATAACTATGGTATGGGACATTATCCTGGCGGTGTAAATGGCGTATTACATCGTCCTGCTGATGAGCGTAATTCGACCTGGGGCTGGGATGCTGATTTAGATAAATTTATACCTAACTTTGCGGCTTCAGTAACTTATAAAGACCGTTGCTATAAAGAAACCTGTGTCGCTCCATTTAATGGCCATCAATATGGAACTGGCTCTATGTCAGGTGGCGGCCCTATGTATTATGAATTCAACAAATACACCTTACATACCCCGTTTGAATTAAGTCGTATCCAAAGCTTCTTCGAGAAAAAAGCTAATTTTGACACTAGCTCAAGTACCGGGTTTACTAAGTGGAACTCTAACACTCAATCGATGCAACCCTGGACAAATAAAGTGTTAGATACAAATACCATGCAGTATGTGAATAGAGTTCCCTATAAACAAGACGTAGCAATCACAACGTTAGTTGGTTATTACGATCCAAATAAACAGTTAACAAGTTTTATTTACCCAGCCTTACATGGCTCTTCAGGTGCCGTATACACTGACAACTTTTCAAATTCACGTTGTAAACTTGCCGTTGAAACAGAAAAAGCAGGCAGAAAAACATTTAATTTACCAGCCACGCGTTTAAATACAGATAAAATGAACAAGTTTCATATCAATATTGAAGCAGCGCTAAACCCTGTTAGTGCAACGATCCGCTGTGACTCAAACTTACTCGCATCAAAAACCCTCGAGCCTGCTAAAGAGAATTTAGCAACGTCAGTGGTTACGACATTTGAAAAGCCAAAAGCCTGTATTGTAAATATTGAAACTAAAGAGGAGTTTTGTCTTGAAGATGGACAAAAAGCAAGCTACCTCCCTGCTTTTATCAATCGAAAGCCCGTATATGTGAAAGCGCCACAAGGTTTACAAGTAATGTTATCTGATTACACAAACTTGTCTTATAACCGTATTGCGACTTTTAATGGCACCGTTGAAAATAACAAACTAAAAAATGTTTTAGCAAGAAATGGCCGGTACTTAGATTTCTCTAAGCCGCGTTCTATGCGAGTATTTAGCTCAAAAGAGCCATTAGGTTGTATTGTTAGCTTGTTAGATCAGAGTGAATACTGCTTAAAAGCAAATGAGCGCTCAAACTACAGACTACCTGCTTATATCAATAAACATCCTGTCTACGTTAAAGCAGCGCCAGGAGTGTCTGTTATTCTTTCTGACTGGCCGAACCTATCTTATCGACATACAGCTCGTTTTAATGAAAGTACCAGCCATCAAGATTTACAAGATGTAAAAGCTGATAATGGTCAATACCTTAACTTTTCTAGACCGGTTTCAATGAGAGTCGTTGCAAACTAA
- the parC gene encoding DNA topoisomerase IV subunit A, which yields MSDTDTLLMQGIEQQTMGRFTEDAYLNYSMYVIMDRALPHVGDGLKPVQRRIIYAMSELGLSAQAKYKKSARTVGDVLGKYHPHGDSACYEAMVLMAQPFSYRYPLVDGQGNWGAADDPKSFAAMRYTEARLSKFSEVLLKELGQGTVDWTANFDGTLDEPMVLPARLPHILLNGVTGIAVGMATDIPPHNVREVASACCLLLDKPKTEIEELLELVHAPDYPTEAEIITPKDDIRKIYQTGRGSIKMRAIYTEEQGDIVITALPHQCSGAKVLEQIAAQMNAKKLPMVADLRDESDHENPTRIVIVPRSNRIKAEPLMAHLFATTDLEKNYRVNLNMLGLDGRPQVKDLRSILTEWLTFRRETVRRRLQYRLDKVLARLHILEGLLTAFLNIDEVIEIIRTEDKPKPVLMERFGITDIQAEAILELKLRHLAKLEEFKIKGEQDELALERDKLEQTLGSERRMSTLMKKEIQEAAEMYGDDRRSPVVERVEAKALSEKDLIPSESVTVVLSEKGWARVGKGHDLDVEGLSYKSGDSYKASARGKSNQPAVFLDSSGRAFATDAHSLPSARSQGEPMTGRFNLSAGANFEHVVMAEDNQVLLMASDAGYGFISDFKDLVSKNKNGKALVSVPKGGELLTPIRVTDVATDYCMAISNEGRMLLFPLRDLPKLSKGKGNKIISIPSAKVQAREEFVKVLAVVPAGSSVTLHAGKRKLTLKPADLEHYHGERGRRGNKLPRGLQRVDEAVVEVIQTDDSDESPSEVTE from the coding sequence ATGAGTGATACAGATACCTTGCTGATGCAAGGCATAGAACAACAAACAATGGGGCGCTTTACTGAAGACGCCTACTTAAACTACTCAATGTACGTCATTATGGATCGTGCCTTACCTCATGTAGGTGACGGTCTTAAGCCTGTACAGCGTCGTATCATCTATGCAATGAGCGAACTGGGGTTATCGGCGCAAGCAAAATATAAAAAATCAGCCCGTACCGTGGGTGATGTACTGGGTAAATACCACCCTCATGGTGATAGTGCTTGTTACGAAGCGATGGTGTTAATGGCGCAGCCGTTTTCTTACCGCTACCCGCTGGTGGACGGTCAAGGTAACTGGGGTGCTGCAGATGATCCTAAGTCATTTGCTGCAATGCGTTACACCGAAGCGCGTTTATCTAAGTTCTCAGAAGTTCTACTAAAAGAATTGGGTCAAGGCACTGTCGATTGGACCGCAAACTTTGACGGTACACTTGATGAGCCAATGGTATTACCTGCGCGTTTACCGCACATCTTACTGAATGGTGTAACCGGTATTGCGGTAGGTATGGCAACCGATATTCCACCACATAATGTGCGTGAAGTTGCTAGTGCCTGTTGTTTATTACTTGATAAGCCAAAAACTGAAATCGAAGAGTTGCTTGAGTTAGTACATGCGCCTGACTACCCAACAGAAGCTGAGATCATCACACCGAAAGACGATATTCGTAAGATTTATCAAACCGGGCGTGGTTCTATCAAGATGCGTGCAATTTACACTGAAGAGCAAGGTGACATAGTGATCACCGCGCTGCCTCATCAGTGTTCAGGTGCTAAAGTGCTTGAGCAAATTGCAGCGCAGATGAATGCTAAAAAGTTACCGATGGTTGCCGATTTACGTGACGAATCTGATCACGAAAATCCAACCCGTATCGTGATTGTACCGCGTTCTAACCGCATTAAAGCTGAGCCGTTAATGGCACACCTATTTGCAACCACAGACTTAGAAAAGAACTACCGCGTAAACTTAAATATGCTTGGCCTTGATGGTCGTCCGCAAGTTAAAGATTTACGTAGCATCTTAACTGAGTGGTTAACGTTCCGCCGTGAAACAGTTCGCCGTCGCTTACAGTACCGTTTAGATAAAGTGTTAGCTCGCCTGCATATTTTAGAAGGTTTATTAACGGCCTTTTTAAACATTGATGAAGTCATCGAAATCATCCGTACTGAAGATAAGCCAAAGCCTGTATTAATGGAGCGCTTTGGTATTACTGATATTCAAGCGGAAGCGATTTTAGAGTTAAAACTACGTCATTTAGCAAAACTTGAAGAGTTCAAGATTAAAGGTGAGCAAGATGAGCTTGCCCTTGAGCGTGACAAGTTAGAGCAAACGCTTGGTTCAGAGCGTCGTATGTCGACCTTGATGAAAAAAGAAATCCAAGAAGCGGCTGAAATGTATGGCGATGATCGTCGCTCACCAGTTGTTGAACGTGTTGAAGCGAAAGCGCTAAGTGAAAAAGACCTTATCCCTTCAGAGTCAGTGACCGTTGTGTTATCTGAAAAAGGTTGGGCACGTGTTGGTAAAGGTCATGATTTAGATGTTGAAGGGCTAAGTTATAAGTCAGGCGACAGCTATAAAGCCTCAGCGCGAGGTAAGAGTAACCAGCCTGCAGTGTTTTTAGACTCAAGTGGTCGTGCTTTTGCTACTGATGCACACAGTTTACCTTCAGCTCGTAGCCAAGGTGAGCCAATGACAGGGCGCTTTAACTTAAGCGCAGGCGCAAATTTTGAGCATGTGGTGATGGCAGAAGACAACCAAGTGTTGTTAATGGCCTCAGATGCAGGCTATGGCTTTATAAGTGACTTTAAAGATCTGGTGAGTAAGAACAAAAACGGTAAAGCGCTGGTCAGTGTCCCTAAAGGTGGTGAATTACTCACACCAATTAGAGTAACTGACGTAGCAACAGATTACTGTATGGCAATTTCTAATGAAGGCCGCATGTTGTTATTCCCACTGCGTGATTTACCTAAACTTAGTAAGGGTAAAGGAAATAAGATTATTTCTATCCCAAGTGCGAAAGTACAAGCCCGTGAAGAGTTTGTAAAAGTGCTCGCTGTGGTGCCTGCAGGCAGTAGCGTAACCCTGCATGCAGGTAAACGAAAACTGACACTTAAACCGGCTGATCTTGAGCATTATCATGGTGAACGTGGCAGACGAGGTAACAAATTACCTCGAGGCTTACAGCGTGTTGATGAAGCTGTAGTCGAAGTGATTCAAACAGATGATAGTGATGAGTCCCCAAGCGAAGTAACAGAGTAA
- a CDS encoding PQQ-dependent sugar dehydrogenase yields the protein MKKLLTSLLSLSLLSAPVMAKDILDKLTVADGFSISLFADDVENARQIAVSKRGIVYAGSRKAGNVYALIDHNSDGVADKKIVIATGLEMPSGLAIKDGDLYVAEVSRIIRFKDVDKHLKDPKFDVVYDKFPTDRHHGWKFISFAPTGELIVPVGVPCNICAEDDKYGRIFSLDVDTKEIKTIAKGVRNSVGFDYHPTTNAFWFSDNGRDMMGDDMPPCEINRVGEGEEGAHYGFPYVHAGAILDPEFGKGKSIADYKSPALALGAHVAPLGIHFYNGKQFPAKYKEQLFVAEHGSWNRSKKSGYKVMLANVEQGRITKYTPFITGFMQNEETFGRPVAFAELADGSLLISDDFANVIYRVSAKKK from the coding sequence ATGAAAAAACTACTGACCTCATTACTATCGCTGAGCTTGTTATCAGCGCCTGTAATGGCAAAAGATATTCTTGATAAGTTAACAGTTGCCGATGGCTTTTCTATTAGCCTGTTTGCCGATGATGTTGAAAATGCGCGTCAAATTGCGGTATCAAAAAGAGGTATTGTTTACGCAGGCTCGCGTAAAGCAGGCAATGTTTATGCACTGATTGACCACAACAGTGATGGTGTCGCAGATAAAAAGATTGTCATTGCCACAGGCCTTGAAATGCCATCAGGTTTAGCGATTAAAGATGGTGATTTATATGTGGCTGAAGTGTCACGTATCATTCGTTTTAAAGATGTAGATAAACATTTAAAAGATCCTAAATTCGACGTGGTATACGACAAGTTTCCAACTGATCGTCACCATGGTTGGAAGTTTATTAGTTTTGCGCCAACTGGTGAGCTAATTGTGCCTGTGGGTGTACCATGTAACATTTGTGCTGAAGACGACAAGTATGGTCGTATCTTCTCGTTAGATGTTGATACAAAAGAAATTAAAACAATTGCCAAAGGCGTTCGTAATTCAGTTGGTTTTGATTATCACCCTACAACGAATGCATTTTGGTTTAGTGATAACGGCCGTGACATGATGGGCGATGACATGCCACCATGTGAAATTAACCGTGTTGGTGAAGGTGAAGAGGGCGCGCATTATGGTTTCCCTTATGTTCACGCTGGTGCGATTTTAGATCCTGAGTTTGGCAAAGGTAAAAGTATTGCTGACTACAAATCGCCAGCCCTGGCACTAGGTGCTCATGTTGCTCCTCTAGGTATTCATTTTTATAACGGTAAGCAGTTTCCTGCTAAATACAAAGAGCAGCTTTTTGTTGCTGAGCATGGTTCGTGGAACCGTAGTAAAAAATCAGGCTATAAAGTGATGCTAGCGAATGTTGAACAAGGTCGTATTACTAAGTACACCCCGTTCATCACAGGCTTTATGCAAAACGAAGAAACATTTGGTCGCCCGGTTGCATTTGCAGAGCTTGCAGATGGCAGCTTATTGATCTCAGACGACTTTGCTAATGTGATCTATCGCGTTAGTGCTAAGAAAAAATAG
- the parE gene encoding DNA topoisomerase IV subunit B produces MSQQNYNAEAIEVLNGLEPVKRRPGMYTDTVRPNHLGQEVIDNSVDEAMAGHATKIDVILHEDNSLEVIDDGRGMPIDIHPEEGIPGVELIFTKLHAGGKFSNKNYQFSGGLHGVGISVVNALSTRVEVTVRRDAQQFRMAFENGDKVEDLNVIGTVGKRNTGTTVRFWPDASYFDSANFSITKLNHLLKAKAVLCPGLRIKFTNKQTKESQEWYYETGLKDYLVEAVKGFEVLPKEPFIGEFSSSTEGADWAVVWLPEGGESIAESYVNLIPTAQGGTHVNGLRQGLLEAMREFCEFRNLLPRGVKLTPDDIWERCSYVLSVKMQDPQFAGQTKEKLSSRSCAAFVSGVVKDSFSLWLNEHTETAELLAELCISNAQRRLRAAKKVVRKRVTSGPALPGKLTDCSAQDNDRTELFLVEGDSAGGSAKQARDREFQAIMPLRGKILNTWEVESGQILASQEVHDISVALGIDPDSSDLSGLRYNKICILADADSDGLHIATLLCALFVRHFRSLIKQGHVYVAMPPLFRIDIGKEVYYALDEDEKNGILARIEAEKKRGKVNVQRFKGLGEMNPLQLRETTMDPNTRRLVQLTLDEEEQTMEMMDMLLAKKRSSDRRQWLEDHGNRAEV; encoded by the coding sequence ATGAGTCAGCAAAATTATAACGCCGAAGCAATTGAAGTCTTAAACGGATTAGAACCCGTAAAACGCCGCCCAGGTATGTATACCGACACGGTTCGACCTAATCATTTAGGTCAAGAGGTTATCGATAACAGTGTCGATGAAGCAATGGCAGGCCATGCCACTAAAATAGATGTCATCCTTCACGAAGATAACTCCCTTGAAGTTATCGATGATGGCCGTGGTATGCCGATTGATATTCACCCTGAAGAAGGTATTCCGGGTGTGGAACTTATTTTTACCAAGTTGCATGCCGGTGGTAAGTTCTCTAATAAAAATTATCAGTTTTCGGGTGGTTTACACGGGGTAGGTATTTCGGTTGTAAATGCGCTATCGACTCGTGTTGAAGTCACTGTGCGCCGTGATGCGCAGCAATTTCGTATGGCCTTTGAAAACGGTGACAAGGTTGAAGACCTAAACGTCATTGGCACTGTGGGTAAGCGTAACACAGGTACAACCGTGCGTTTTTGGCCTGATGCGAGCTATTTTGACTCAGCTAACTTTTCTATCACTAAGCTTAATCACTTATTAAAAGCCAAAGCGGTATTGTGCCCAGGCCTGCGCATTAAGTTTACTAACAAGCAAACTAAAGAAAGCCAAGAATGGTATTACGAAACTGGCTTAAAAGATTACCTAGTTGAAGCTGTTAAAGGCTTTGAAGTATTACCAAAAGAGCCATTCATTGGTGAGTTTTCAAGTTCAACAGAAGGCGCTGACTGGGCTGTTGTTTGGCTACCTGAAGGCGGTGAATCAATTGCTGAAAGTTATGTAAACTTAATACCTACTGCGCAAGGTGGTACACACGTTAATGGTTTACGCCAAGGCTTGCTTGAAGCAATGCGTGAATTCTGCGAATTCAGAAACTTATTACCACGTGGTGTAAAGCTAACGCCAGATGATATTTGGGAGCGCTGTAGCTACGTATTATCGGTTAAAATGCAAGACCCACAATTTGCTGGCCAAACAAAAGAAAAGCTTTCATCTCGCTCATGTGCTGCGTTTGTATCTGGTGTGGTTAAAGATTCATTTAGTTTATGGTTAAACGAGCATACAGAAACTGCAGAATTATTAGCAGAGTTATGTATCTCAAATGCGCAGCGCCGTTTACGTGCTGCGAAAAAAGTCGTGCGTAAGCGTGTTACCTCAGGCCCTGCATTACCGGGTAAATTAACTGACTGTAGCGCCCAAGATAATGACCGTACTGAACTGTTTTTAGTAGAGGGTGACTCAGCGGGTGGTTCAGCAAAACAAGCGCGTGACCGTGAATTCCAAGCCATTATGCCGCTGCGTGGTAAAATCTTAAATACCTGGGAAGTTGAATCTGGGCAGATTTTAGCATCGCAAGAGGTGCATGATATTTCTGTCGCTTTGGGTATTGACCCTGATTCAAGTGATTTATCTGGCCTGCGTTATAACAAAATATGTATCTTGGCCGATGCTGACTCGGATGGATTACACATTGCTACCTTGCTTTGTGCGCTGTTTGTTCGTCACTTTCGATCGCTTATCAAACAAGGCCATGTGTATGTAGCGATGCCGCCGCTATTTCGTATCGACATTGGTAAAGAGGTTTACTACGCCCTTGATGAAGATGAAAAGAACGGTATTTTAGCGCGCATTGAAGCTGAGAAAAAACGCGGTAAGGTTAATGTTCAACGCTTCAAAGGTTTAGGTGAAATGAACCCGTTACAATTACGCGAAACCACCATGGATCCTAATACGCGTCGTTTAGTGCAATTAACCTTAGACGAAGAAGAGCAAACCATGGAAATGATGGATATGCTACTTGCGAAGAAACGTTCGTCAGACCGCCGCCAATGGTTAGAAGATCACGGTAACCGCGCAGAAGTTTAA
- a CDS encoding YqiA/YcfP family alpha/beta fold hydrolase, giving the protein MAKRVIYIHGFNSSEKSYKAVRFGEHMAQFDVDYQVPRLTHEPLHAILQLEQLLNDDTVLLGSSLGGFYATYLSQRYSIPAVIINPAVRPFELLDNYLGENYNPYQDSHYELGTRHMDALRSLYLPQLDTPSLIYLLQQTGDEVLPFQQAVKYYSQCKQHVEFGGDHSFIGFEQTFASIVDFLKIT; this is encoded by the coding sequence ATGGCTAAACGAGTAATTTATATTCATGGCTTTAATAGCTCAGAGAAGTCTTATAAAGCAGTTCGTTTTGGTGAGCACATGGCGCAATTTGATGTCGATTATCAGGTGCCGCGATTAACTCATGAGCCATTACATGCAATTTTACAATTAGAACAACTGCTAAATGATGATACTGTATTACTAGGTAGTTCATTAGGCGGTTTTTATGCGACCTATTTGTCGCAACGTTATTCGATACCCGCGGTGATCATTAACCCTGCGGTTCGCCCATTTGAGTTACTCGATAACTATTTAGGGGAAAACTATAACCCGTATCAAGACAGTCACTATGAACTTGGTACTCGTCACATGGATGCATTGCGCAGTTTATATTTGCCGCAATTAGACACCCCTTCATTGATTTATTTGCTACAGCAAACGGGCGATGAAGTACTGCCGTTTCAGCAGGCGGTTAAATATTATTCTCAGTGTAAGCAACACGTTGAATTTGGAGGCGATCATAGTTTTATCGGCTTCGAACAAACCTTTGCAAGTATTGTAGATTTTCTTAAAATCACGTAA